A single region of the Sulfitobacter geojensis genome encodes:
- a CDS encoding HGGxSTG domain-containing protein — MRQTPRCGAKTRRGTACQAPSVRGKKRCRMHGGAKGSGAPVGNQNAFKHGMYTHDSLEFQKHVRDLLREGSRIIEEF; from the coding sequence ATGCGACAAACCCCACGTTGTGGGGCGAAAACAAGACGCGGGACCGCATGCCAGGCCCCTAGCGTTCGAGGAAAGAAAAGATGTCGAATGCATGGAGGTGCAAAGGGGTCCGGGGCACCAGTGGGCAATCAGAATGCATTCAAACATGGGATGTACACGCATGATTCATTGGAGTTTCAGAAACACGTCCGCGACCTCCTGCGCGAAGGCTCCAGAATTATCGAAGAGTTCTAG